The following are from one region of the Syntrophomonadaceae bacterium genome:
- a CDS encoding ATP-binding cassette domain-containing protein encodes MKNQAIKVKGLQKSYKQIRVLRGVDFEVEKGSIFALLGSNGAGKTTIVKILTTLLKQDSGTAAVNGFDVAAKPGHVRQSISLTGQFAAVDEILTGRENLIMIAKLRHLKNPHQVADDLLNRFGLTEAADRRVSTYSGGMRRRLDIAMSLIGKPQLIFLDEPTAGLDPEGRIEVWKIVKELADGGTTVFLTTQYLEEAEQLANRIAILHEGRIIVNDTLAELKKLFPPTKVEYVEKQPTLEEIFLAIIGKKEEK; translated from the coding sequence ATGAAAAATCAAGCAATCAAGGTGAAAGGGCTGCAAAAGTCCTACAAACAGATTCGTGTCCTGAGGGGAGTGGATTTTGAGGTGGAAAAAGGCAGTATTTTCGCCCTGCTCGGCTCCAACGGAGCGGGCAAGACGACGATTGTCAAAATTCTCACCACGCTGCTCAAACAGGATAGCGGAACTGCCGCCGTCAACGGCTTTGACGTTGCGGCAAAGCCCGGCCATGTGCGGCAGTCGATCAGTCTGACCGGGCAATTCGCTGCTGTAGACGAGATCTTGACCGGACGGGAAAATCTCATCATGATCGCCAAGCTGCGGCACCTCAAAAATCCGCATCAGGTGGCGGATGATTTACTGAACCGCTTCGGCCTGACCGAGGCCGCCGACCGCAGGGTTTCCACCTATTCGGGCGGCATGCGCCGCAGACTCGACATCGCCATGAGCCTGATCGGAAAACCGCAGCTTATTTTCCTCGACGAGCCGACCGCCGGGCTTGATCCTGAAGGACGCATTGAGGTCTGGAAGATTGTTAAGGAGCTTGCCGACGGCGGCACGACGGTATTCTTGACCACACAGTATCTGGAGGAAGCAGAACAGCTTGCAAACCGAATTGCCATTCTGCATGAGGGCAGGATTATCGTTAACGACACGCTCGCGGAGCTGAAAAAGCTGTTCCCGCCCACAAAGGTGGAGTATGTGGAAAAACAGCCGACATTGGAGGAGATATTCCTCGCCA
- a CDS encoding DUF1048 domain-containing protein → MLELIKKMIGDKKEYREQMARVEALPKDYRFVFEKIHGYMWSFAGGDGSEMLKTQRELIELFEASAADGKHVLDVTGEDVVGFCDELLRDTKKWTDNLRKKINRDMMNKFGRGNDSE, encoded by the coding sequence ATGCTGGAGCTTATCAAAAAAATGATCGGGGATAAAAAAGAGTATAGGGAGCAAATGGCAAGGGTAGAAGCTCTGCCTAAAGACTATCGGTTTGTATTTGAAAAAATCCATGGATACATGTGGAGTTTCGCGGGAGGAGACGGCTCTGAAATGTTGAAAACTCAGCGCGAATTGATAGAGTTGTTTGAAGCCAGCGCGGCGGACGGCAAGCACGTTCTCGATGTAACGGGCGAAGATGTTGTCGGGTTCTGCGACGAGCTTCTGCGCGACACGAAAAAGTGGACCGATAACTTGCGCAAAAAAATAAACCGCGACATGATGAACAAATTCGGAAGGGGGAACGATTCTGAATGA
- a CDS encoding DUF1048 domain-containing protein, whose translation MLDSIIKLIIGDLEDKRAYKQMMKRVDALPKDYRFAFRKIQHYMFSVGSPDDDITIFTDLTMFTNLVDLFEASAAEGRQVIDVIGSDVGKFSDELMSASVANTETLREKINKEVMGKLTRRANNDAGAYQKNDRG comes from the coding sequence ATGCTTGATTCTATTATAAAATTGATAATAGGCGACCTGGAAGATAAACGGGCATATAAACAAATGATGAAGAGGGTTGACGCCCTGCCGAAAGATTATCGGTTTGCCTTTCGTAAAATTCAACATTATATGTTTAGCGTGGGCTCCCCTGACGATGACATAACGATATTTACAGACCTGACGATGTTTACGAACTTGGTGGATTTATTTGAAGCGAGCGCGGCAGAGGGCAGACAGGTTATTGATGTCATAGGCAGTGACGTTGGCAAGTTTAGTGATGAGCTTATGAGCGCGTCGGTTGCCAATACTGAAACACTGCGAGAAAAAATAAACAAAGAGGTTATGGGAAAATTAACAAGGAGGGCCAATAACGATGCTGGAGCTTATCAAAAAAATGATCGGGGATAA